A single window of Rhodococcus jostii RHA1 DNA harbors:
- a CDS encoding ABC transporter permease has product MSRLSGTGVLAELAVRTDRVRIPVWTVAVAGLTVLIASSYSTIYPTAESRQARAELISSPAATALAGPGYGLDDYTLGAMVANEIAGMTMVAVAIMSVLLVTRHLRTEEETGRTELVRAGVVGRYAGITAGLISAALANLFVALLLVIGLLGAGLPPAGSLNMSAGVLVVGLVFTSLSALASQFTEHARTASGVGISAIIVAYLLRAVGDVQQGHSGSLLTWVSPIGWSQATRAYVDERWWPLLIGIVAAALTVGCAYAAIGRRDVGAGLLPPRGGRTEASPRLTGVTALAARQQRGQILAWGVGVFALSLPIGSLGRQISDFIDQDPDLAQLLPGGAAAAADGAFALYLVFLVVMAAMYAVGAVISIRSEESSGRAEEALATPVSRASWLGGQLAVIAAAAVAIAVAAGVGMGITAAFTLSDAGALGRLIGAALNTVPAVLVIVGSCAAVYGLSPRALPALWAFLGYVLVAGMFGEVLPDRFGVLSPFHYTPALPAESFSATPLAVLLLLAAALFLAAVTGFQRRDIGR; this is encoded by the coding sequence GTGAGTCGATTGAGCGGAACGGGTGTGCTCGCCGAACTGGCGGTGCGCACCGACCGGGTCCGGATTCCGGTGTGGACGGTCGCGGTGGCGGGCCTCACCGTCCTGATCGCGTCGAGTTACTCGACCATCTACCCGACCGCCGAATCACGGCAGGCCCGTGCCGAACTCATCTCGTCGCCGGCAGCCACGGCACTCGCCGGGCCGGGTTACGGCCTGGACGACTACACGCTCGGTGCGATGGTCGCCAACGAGATCGCCGGCATGACGATGGTGGCCGTCGCGATCATGTCGGTGCTGCTGGTGACGCGGCATCTGCGGACGGAGGAGGAGACCGGACGCACGGAACTGGTACGCGCCGGCGTCGTCGGGCGGTACGCGGGAATCACGGCGGGACTGATCTCCGCGGCGCTCGCAAACCTGTTCGTCGCGCTTCTGCTCGTCATCGGGCTGCTCGGTGCGGGTCTGCCTCCGGCGGGTTCGCTGAACATGTCCGCGGGTGTGCTGGTGGTGGGTCTGGTGTTCACCTCGCTGTCGGCGCTGGCGTCCCAGTTCACCGAACACGCCCGCACGGCAAGCGGTGTCGGGATCTCCGCGATCATCGTCGCGTACCTGCTGCGGGCGGTGGGCGACGTGCAGCAGGGACACAGCGGGAGCCTGCTGACGTGGGTGTCGCCGATCGGCTGGTCGCAGGCCACCCGCGCCTATGTCGACGAACGCTGGTGGCCGTTGCTGATCGGCATCGTCGCGGCGGCGCTGACCGTCGGGTGTGCGTATGCCGCCATCGGTCGCCGGGACGTCGGGGCGGGGCTGCTTCCGCCGCGGGGCGGGCGCACCGAGGCGTCCCCCCGCCTGACCGGTGTCACCGCGCTGGCGGCGCGTCAGCAGCGCGGTCAGATCCTCGCCTGGGGTGTCGGTGTGTTCGCGCTGTCGCTGCCCATCGGTTCACTCGGCAGGCAGATCAGCGATTTCATCGACCAGGATCCCGATCTCGCACAGCTGCTGCCGGGTGGCGCCGCGGCGGCGGCCGACGGTGCGTTCGCCCTGTATCTGGTGTTCCTGGTGGTGATGGCGGCGATGTACGCCGTCGGTGCCGTCATATCCATCCGCTCCGAGGAATCGTCCGGTCGCGCCGAGGAGGCACTCGCCACCCCCGTGTCGCGGGCGTCGTGGCTCGGTGGCCAGCTGGCCGTGATCGCCGCTGCGGCGGTCGCGATCGCGGTGGCGGCGGGGGTCGGCATGGGGATCACCGCTGCATTCACGCTGTCCGATGCGGGGGCGCTCGGCCGGTTGATCGGCGCGGCCCTGAACACCGTGCCTGCCGTGCTGGTGATCGTCGGTTCGTGCGCGGCCGTCTACGGCCTGAGCCCCCGCGCGCTGCCGGCGTTGTGGGCATTCCTGGGTTACGTGCTCGTCGCCGGAATGTTCGGGGAAGTCCTCCCCGACCGGTTCGGGGTGCTCTCCCCCTTCCACTACACACCCGCCCTGCCTGCCGAGAGTTTCTCGGCCACTCCCCTCGCGGTTCTGCTGCTTCTCGCAGCCGCCCTGTTCCTCGCCGCCGTCACCGGGTTCCAGCGCCGGGACATCGGCCGGTGA
- the glgP gene encoding alpha-glucan family phosphorylase encodes MKALRRFTVRAHLPERLAALGPLSTNLRWSWHPATQELFGLLDAELWRQVQFDPVRMLGEVDPARLDELAEDVAFLARLDAAAADLDDYLSRPRWYQNQQAKGVSLDGGIAYFSMEFGVSEVLPNYSGGLGILAGDHLKAASDLGLPLIGVGLLYRSGYFRQSLTADGWQAEHYPPHDPQGLPLRLLTESGPQSSGGAPVLVHVAIPGGRVLRARVWIAQVGRVPLLLLDSDIAENDAEMRGVTDRLYGGDQDHRIKQEILAGIGGVRAVRAYTHAYGLPDPAVFHMNEGHAGFLGIERIRELVTTGGLDFDEALATVRAGTVFTTHTPVPAGIDRFPADLVRHYFGGDNGENESSLLPGLTIDRILGLGRESDPSVFNMAHMGLRLGQRANGVSKLHGIVSREMFQPLWQGFDAEEVPIGSVTNGVHAPTWAAPEWIDLATRILGPELVEEARGWERLQDLSAEELWSTRNALRGKLVEEVRRRVRASWIERGATSAELGWTDEVFDPNVLTVGFARRVPTYKRLTLMLRDPGRLRALLLDEKRPVQLVVAGKSHPADDGGKALIQQVVRFADAADVRHRITFLPDYDMSMARYLYWGCDVWLNNPLRPLEACGTSGMKSALNGGLNLSIRDGWWDEMFDGENGWAIPTADGVVDETRRDDLEASALYELLERAVLPRFYDRADGLPVRWVEMVRHTLQNLGPKVLASRMVRDYAVQYYAPAAEAARTVAEENYAGARELAAFRRRVEAAWPAVAVLQVDGAGLPDTPEIGANLMLRARIRLGELSVSDVTVQAVIGKAGPDEELTDIVTVPMTHSASDESGELFVADLALPLSGSVGYTVRVLPHHRLLVAPSELGLVTAPNP; translated from the coding sequence GTGAAAGCCTTGCGTCGGTTCACTGTCCGAGCCCACCTTCCGGAGCGGCTCGCTGCCCTCGGTCCGCTGTCCACCAATCTTCGCTGGTCGTGGCATCCGGCGACGCAGGAACTGTTCGGATTGCTGGACGCGGAACTGTGGCGACAGGTGCAGTTCGACCCGGTCCGCATGCTCGGTGAGGTCGATCCCGCCCGCCTCGACGAACTGGCCGAGGACGTCGCGTTCCTGGCCCGGCTCGACGCCGCGGCCGCCGACCTCGACGACTACCTGTCCCGGCCCCGCTGGTATCAGAACCAGCAGGCCAAGGGAGTGTCGCTCGACGGTGGGATCGCGTATTTCTCAATGGAGTTCGGGGTCAGCGAAGTGCTGCCCAACTACTCCGGTGGACTCGGAATTCTCGCGGGCGACCACCTGAAGGCGGCGTCCGATCTGGGCCTGCCGTTGATCGGTGTCGGCCTGCTGTACCGCTCGGGTTACTTCCGGCAGTCGCTGACCGCGGACGGCTGGCAGGCCGAGCACTACCCGCCGCACGACCCGCAGGGCCTGCCGCTGCGTCTGCTCACCGAGTCCGGGCCGCAGTCCTCGGGTGGGGCACCCGTCCTCGTCCACGTCGCGATCCCCGGGGGCCGGGTTCTGCGCGCCCGCGTGTGGATCGCCCAGGTGGGACGCGTCCCGCTGCTGCTGCTCGACTCCGACATCGCGGAGAACGACGCCGAGATGCGGGGCGTCACCGACCGTCTGTACGGCGGCGACCAGGACCACCGCATCAAACAGGAGATCCTCGCCGGCATCGGCGGTGTCCGGGCCGTGCGCGCCTACACCCACGCCTACGGCCTGCCCGACCCCGCCGTCTTCCACATGAACGAGGGGCATGCGGGTTTCCTCGGCATCGAGCGGATCCGTGAACTGGTCACCACCGGCGGGCTCGACTTCGACGAGGCACTGGCCACGGTCCGGGCAGGCACGGTCTTCACCACCCACACCCCGGTGCCCGCGGGAATCGACCGGTTCCCTGCCGACCTCGTGCGGCACTACTTCGGCGGCGACAACGGTGAGAACGAATCCTCCCTGCTGCCGGGGCTGACGATCGACCGGATCCTCGGACTCGGCCGCGAATCGGATCCGTCGGTGTTCAACATGGCCCACATGGGCCTGCGGCTCGGGCAACGGGCCAACGGCGTGTCCAAGCTGCACGGCATCGTCAGCCGCGAGATGTTCCAGCCGCTGTGGCAGGGATTCGACGCCGAAGAGGTACCGATCGGCTCGGTGACCAACGGTGTCCACGCGCCCACCTGGGCCGCACCCGAATGGATCGATCTCGCCACCCGCATCCTGGGCCCCGAACTGGTGGAGGAAGCCCGCGGCTGGGAGCGGCTGCAGGACCTGTCCGCCGAGGAACTGTGGTCGACCCGCAACGCGTTGCGCGGGAAACTGGTCGAGGAGGTGCGCCGCCGGGTACGCGCATCCTGGATCGAACGCGGTGCGACGTCCGCCGAACTCGGCTGGACGGACGAGGTGTTCGACCCGAACGTGCTCACCGTCGGCTTCGCCCGGCGGGTGCCCACCTACAAGCGATTGACGCTTATGCTCCGCGACCCCGGGCGACTCCGGGCCCTGCTCCTCGACGAGAAGCGGCCCGTGCAGCTGGTGGTCGCCGGGAAGAGTCACCCCGCGGACGACGGCGGGAAGGCCCTCATCCAGCAGGTCGTGCGGTTCGCCGACGCCGCCGACGTCCGGCACCGCATCACCTTCCTGCCCGACTACGACATGTCGATGGCGCGGTACCTCTACTGGGGTTGCGACGTGTGGCTCAACAACCCGCTGCGCCCGCTCGAGGCGTGCGGCACGTCGGGGATGAAGTCCGCCCTCAACGGCGGACTGAACCTGTCGATCCGTGACGGCTGGTGGGACGAGATGTTCGACGGCGAGAACGGCTGGGCCATCCCGACCGCGGACGGCGTCGTCGACGAGACACGGCGCGACGATCTCGAGGCCAGCGCACTGTACGAACTGCTCGAACGCGCCGTCCTGCCGAGGTTCTACGACCGTGCGGACGGCCTGCCGGTGCGCTGGGTGGAGATGGTCCGTCACACACTGCAGAATCTCGGACCCAAGGTGCTCGCGTCGCGGATGGTGCGCGACTACGCCGTCCAGTACTACGCGCCCGCCGCCGAAGCGGCCCGGACGGTGGCGGAAGAGAATTACGCCGGGGCCCGCGAACTCGCCGCGTTCCGTCGCCGCGTCGAGGCCGCCTGGCCGGCGGTGGCGGTCCTGCAGGTCGACGGCGCCGGACTACCCGACACTCCCGAGATCGGGGCCAACCTGATGCTGCGCGCCCGCATCCGCCTCGGCGAACTGTCCGTCTCGGACGTCACCGTGCAGGCCGTGATCGGGAAGGCCGGACCGGACGAGGAGCTCACCGACATCGTCACGGTCCCGATGACCCACTCCGCATCGGACGAGTCGGGGGAACTGTTCGTCGCCGACCTGGCCCTGCCGCTGTCCGGGTCGGTCGGATACACGGTGCGGGTCCTTCCGCACCACCGGTTGCTCGTGGCCCCGTCCGAGCTGGGTCTGGTGACGGCGCCGAATCCCTGA
- a CDS encoding alpha-1,4-glucan--maltose-1-phosphate maltosyltransferase, whose translation MTGRLGIDDVEPNIGCGRYPAKAVVGEVFPVRATVWREGHDAVAATLAVRGPRSAASGGSATFRIPMTGGPVPDTVDGSFTPTGEGVWTFRIEAWSDPVTTWKHAVEAKLAVGQGPAELANDLEIGARLFERAAKGVPRADRSRLAGVAASLRSDHHLSERVAPAFGSDVTELLRAHPLRDLVTKSEPHTVLVDRTRALFGSWYEFFPRSTGGWDENGKPRHGTFATSVAALPRIASMGFDVVYLPPIHPVGKINRKGPNNTLTPGPDDVGSPWAIGSDEGGHDAIHPQLGTMRDFKAFIAAAEKLHMEVAIDLALQAAPDHPWAKKHPEWFTVLPDGTIAYAENPPKKYQDIYPVNFDDDRDGIYAEVLRVVRHWVAAGVKIFRVDNPHTKPPDFWEWLIAEVKKSDPDVLFLSEAFTRPARLYGLARRGFTQSYTYFTWRTDKWELTEFGKEIAAKADEARPNLFVNTPDILHESLQTGGPGMFALRAALAATLSPTWGVYSGYELYEHVPVRPGSEEYLDSEKYQLRPRDFEGAAARGESLEPWITALNRIRRQHPALQQLRNIHFHHVDNDALIAYSKFDATTGDAVLTVINLNPYGAEQGNVWLDMPALGRDWHDHLTVLDEVTGEQYHWGQTNFVRLEPWRSVAHILALPSIPYPARTKLAYRGGT comes from the coding sequence GTGACAGGTCGACTCGGTATCGACGACGTGGAACCGAACATCGGGTGCGGCCGGTACCCCGCCAAGGCCGTTGTGGGTGAGGTGTTTCCCGTCCGGGCAACCGTGTGGCGTGAAGGTCACGACGCCGTGGCCGCCACGCTCGCGGTGCGGGGACCGCGCAGTGCCGCGTCGGGCGGCTCGGCGACCTTCCGCATTCCGATGACCGGCGGTCCGGTACCCGACACCGTCGACGGTTCCTTCACCCCGACCGGCGAGGGTGTCTGGACGTTCCGGATCGAGGCCTGGAGCGATCCGGTCACCACGTGGAAGCACGCGGTCGAAGCCAAGCTGGCGGTGGGGCAGGGGCCGGCCGAACTGGCCAACGACCTCGAGATCGGTGCGCGGTTGTTCGAGCGTGCCGCGAAGGGCGTGCCCCGCGCGGACCGCTCGCGGCTGGCGGGGGTCGCGGCGTCGCTGCGTTCCGACCATCACCTCTCCGAACGTGTGGCCCCGGCGTTCGGGTCGGACGTCACCGAACTGCTGCGCGCACATCCGCTGCGCGATCTCGTCACGAAGAGCGAACCGCACACCGTGCTCGTCGATCGCACGCGTGCACTGTTCGGGTCGTGGTACGAGTTCTTCCCGAGGTCCACGGGCGGCTGGGACGAGAACGGCAAGCCCCGGCACGGCACGTTCGCCACGTCCGTGGCCGCACTTCCGCGCATCGCGTCGATGGGATTCGACGTGGTGTACCTCCCACCGATCCACCCGGTCGGCAAGATCAACCGGAAGGGCCCCAACAACACGCTGACCCCCGGCCCCGACGACGTCGGTTCGCCGTGGGCCATCGGCTCGGACGAGGGTGGCCACGACGCGATTCATCCCCAACTCGGGACGATGCGTGATTTCAAGGCGTTCATCGCTGCCGCCGAGAAGCTGCACATGGAGGTGGCGATCGACCTGGCCCTGCAGGCCGCACCCGACCATCCGTGGGCGAAGAAGCACCCCGAATGGTTCACCGTCCTCCCCGACGGCACCATCGCCTACGCCGAGAACCCGCCGAAGAAGTACCAGGACATCTACCCGGTCAACTTCGACGACGACCGCGACGGCATCTACGCGGAGGTCCTGCGGGTCGTCCGGCACTGGGTTGCGGCGGGCGTCAAGATCTTCCGGGTCGACAACCCGCACACCAAGCCGCCGGACTTCTGGGAGTGGCTGATCGCCGAGGTCAAGAAGTCGGATCCGGACGTCCTGTTCCTGTCCGAGGCGTTCACCCGTCCCGCACGGTTGTACGGTCTCGCCCGCCGCGGTTTCACCCAGTCCTACACGTATTTCACGTGGCGGACGGACAAGTGGGAGCTGACGGAGTTCGGCAAGGAGATCGCCGCCAAGGCCGACGAGGCGCGCCCCAACCTCTTCGTCAACACCCCGGACATCCTTCACGAGAGCCTGCAGACCGGGGGCCCGGGAATGTTCGCCCTGCGCGCCGCGCTGGCGGCGACACTGTCCCCCACGTGGGGGGTGTACTCGGGATACGAACTGTACGAACACGTTCCGGTGCGACCGGGCAGTGAGGAATACCTCGACTCGGAGAAGTATCAGCTGCGCCCCCGCGATTTCGAGGGCGCCGCCGCGCGCGGCGAGTCCCTCGAACCGTGGATCACGGCGCTCAACCGGATCCGCAGGCAGCACCCGGCGCTGCAGCAGTTGCGCAACATCCATTTCCACCACGTCGACAACGACGCCCTGATCGCCTATTCCAAGTTCGACGCCACCACCGGGGATGCCGTGCTGACGGTGATCAACCTCAACCCGTACGGCGCCGAGCAGGGCAACGTGTGGCTGGACATGCCCGCGCTGGGCCGCGACTGGCACGACCACCTGACCGTGCTCGACGAGGTCACCGGGGAGCAGTATCACTGGGGGCAGACCAACTTCGTGCGCCTGGAACCCTGGCGTTCGGTGGCCCATATCCTGGCATTACCGTCGATCCCCTATCCGGCCAGAACGAAGCTGGCCTACCGCGGAGGTACATAG
- the glgB gene encoding 1,4-alpha-glucan branching protein GlgB — MTVEPPVAIAPDAADLDLLSRGEHHNPHSILGAHPHPDGTVIRALRPHAEAVDAVIGGTSFSLEHLAHGVWGALVPYRDLMDYRLSTTWPGGHNDVSADGYRFLPTLGELDLHLFGEGRHERLWEILGAHRRRYDTPDGTVTGTSFAVWAPNARGVSVIGDFDGWSGRNYPMRVLGSTGVWELFVPGIEAGDLYKFRVHGPDGSVRDKADPMAFATEVPPATASRVSVSTYEWNDAEWLAQRAATEPAQSPMSVYEVHLASWRPGLNYREMAEQLAVHLTETGFTHVELLPVAEHPFGGSWGYQVTSYYAPTSRFGSPDDFRWFVDHLHAAGIGVIVDWVPAHFPKDEWALARFDGTPLYEHSDPQRGEQLDWGTYVFDFGRREVRNFLVANALYWLDEFHVDGLRVDAVASMLYLDYSRPEGGWTPNIHGGRENLEAVAFLQETNATVHKQHRGVVTIAEESTAWPGVTRATNVGGLGFNMKWNMGWMHDTLGFMAHDPVHRSYHHHEITFSLMYAWSENYLLPISHDEVVHGKGTLWTRMPGDDYAKAAGVRALLAYMWSHPGKQLLFMGQEFGQTAEWSEERGLDWYQLDDPYTGGFHRGLLRLVHDLNATYREHPALWTLDTSPGGFSWIDANDTANNVLSFLRYGTDGSILACLFNFSGSPHANYRVGLPERGEWREILNTDAEIYAGSGWGNLGAVTATSQPWHGRPASAEVALPANGAIWMSLER; from the coding sequence GTGACCGTCGAACCGCCTGTCGCCATCGCACCGGACGCCGCCGACCTCGACCTGCTGTCCCGGGGTGAGCACCACAACCCGCACTCGATCCTGGGCGCGCACCCGCACCCCGACGGCACGGTGATCCGCGCACTGCGCCCGCACGCCGAGGCCGTCGACGCCGTCATCGGGGGGACGAGCTTCTCGCTGGAGCACCTCGCGCACGGTGTGTGGGGGGCACTCGTCCCGTACCGGGATCTGATGGACTACCGGCTGTCCACGACGTGGCCGGGTGGCCACAACGACGTCTCCGCCGACGGGTACCGGTTCCTGCCTACGCTGGGGGAACTCGACCTGCACCTGTTCGGTGAGGGCAGGCACGAGCGGCTGTGGGAGATCCTCGGCGCGCACCGCCGCCGCTACGACACCCCCGACGGCACCGTCACCGGCACCTCGTTCGCCGTGTGGGCTCCCAATGCCCGCGGAGTGAGTGTGATCGGCGATTTCGACGGGTGGAGTGGGCGGAACTACCCGATGCGGGTGCTCGGCTCCACCGGGGTGTGGGAGTTGTTCGTTCCCGGTATCGAGGCCGGCGACCTGTACAAGTTCCGGGTCCACGGCCCCGACGGCAGTGTGCGCGACAAGGCCGATCCCATGGCCTTCGCGACCGAGGTCCCGCCCGCCACCGCGTCCCGGGTGTCGGTCAGCACGTACGAATGGAACGACGCCGAGTGGCTGGCGCAGCGCGCGGCCACCGAGCCGGCGCAGTCCCCGATGAGCGTGTACGAGGTCCACCTGGCTTCGTGGCGGCCCGGGCTGAACTACCGCGAGATGGCTGAACAACTCGCTGTCCACCTCACCGAGACGGGATTCACGCACGTCGAGCTGCTGCCGGTCGCCGAGCACCCGTTCGGCGGTTCGTGGGGGTACCAGGTCACGTCCTACTACGCGCCCACCTCACGATTCGGTTCCCCCGACGACTTCCGGTGGTTCGTCGACCATCTGCACGCCGCCGGCATCGGGGTCATCGTCGACTGGGTTCCCGCGCACTTCCCCAAGGACGAGTGGGCGCTGGCACGTTTCGACGGCACACCGCTCTACGAGCACAGCGACCCCCAGCGCGGCGAGCAGCTCGACTGGGGAACGTATGTGTTCGATTTCGGGCGGCGCGAGGTGCGCAACTTCCTCGTCGCGAACGCGCTGTACTGGCTCGACGAGTTCCACGTGGACGGTCTGCGCGTCGACGCGGTCGCGTCGATGCTGTACCTCGACTACTCGCGGCCGGAGGGCGGTTGGACGCCGAACATCCACGGCGGCAGGGAGAACCTCGAGGCCGTCGCCTTCCTGCAGGAGACCAACGCCACGGTCCACAAGCAGCACCGCGGGGTCGTCACCATCGCCGAGGAGTCGACGGCGTGGCCGGGTGTCACCCGCGCGACCAACGTCGGCGGTCTCGGTTTCAACATGAAATGGAACATGGGGTGGATGCACGACACCCTCGGTTTCATGGCGCACGATCCCGTCCACCGCAGCTATCACCATCACGAGATCACGTTCTCCCTGATGTACGCGTGGAGCGAGAACTATCTGCTGCCCATCAGCCACGACGAGGTGGTGCACGGCAAGGGCACGCTGTGGACGCGGATGCCCGGCGACGACTACGCGAAGGCCGCCGGTGTTCGTGCCCTGCTGGCGTACATGTGGTCGCACCCCGGCAAGCAACTGCTGTTCATGGGTCAGGAATTCGGACAGACCGCGGAATGGTCCGAGGAGCGCGGACTCGACTGGTACCAGCTCGACGACCCGTACACCGGCGGCTTCCACCGCGGTCTGCTCCGGCTCGTCCACGACCTCAACGCCACCTACCGCGAACACCCGGCGTTGTGGACTCTCGACACGTCTCCGGGCGGGTTCTCCTGGATCGACGCCAACGACACCGCGAACAACGTCCTGAGCTTCCTGCGTTACGGCACCGACGGGTCGATCCTGGCGTGCCTGTTCAATTTCTCGGGTTCCCCGCACGCGAATTATCGTGTGGGCTTGCCAGAACGGGGCGAATGGCGTGAAATTCTCAACACCGACGCCGAGATCTACGCGGGATCGGGTTGGGGAAATCTCGGTGCGGTGACGGCAACTTCGCAGCCGTGGCACGGCCGTCCCGCCTCTGCCGAGGTGGCACTGCCCGCGAACGGCGCGATCTGGATGAGTCTGGAGCGTTGA
- a CDS encoding neutral zinc metallopeptidase encodes MGVLAVTAVVLSGCTRSVDGEAASIYDDPFKVAGLDATSGPSGARKGVPDADLPVTGTDGGEIDTMAANAVSDIEDYWRTEFPALFQRNFEPVEELISWDPRDSDSPRFCGDSTEELLNAGYCSTDHTIGWDRALLLPEVVEKFGVVAAVFVLAHEYGHAVQTKAGIADENVGGGIVREQQADCFAGAFMRYIAEDKATHFTLNTSDGLNKVLASAVAIGDTDPNDPDNVHGSAFERVTATQIGFTDGPAPCTRIDEKEIDSRRADLPQRFADESDDGELPVTEESLEAFFTSFQQIFDLSDPPTLQLDGADLDCADADATEPVSYCPATNTIGVSVDALAERGTPGRPGRRELFQTKLTGDYNAYVLLASRYTLALQRDRGNDLHSPQTALRAACLSGVVTSALSPDSPATLEAGSVWLSPGDLDEAVSGLLTDGLAASDVNGETVPSGFSRVDAFRTGVLGGEQACEGRYR; translated from the coding sequence ATGGGCGTTCTGGCCGTGACTGCGGTCGTCCTGTCCGGGTGCACGCGCTCGGTGGACGGTGAGGCCGCGTCCATCTACGACGATCCGTTCAAGGTGGCGGGCCTCGATGCCACGTCGGGTCCGAGCGGTGCCCGCAAGGGCGTGCCCGACGCCGACCTCCCCGTCACCGGCACCGACGGCGGTGAAATCGACACGATGGCCGCCAACGCGGTCAGCGACATCGAGGACTACTGGCGCACCGAGTTCCCGGCGCTGTTCCAGCGCAACTTCGAGCCGGTCGAGGAACTGATCTCCTGGGATCCGCGCGACTCCGACAGCCCGCGCTTCTGCGGGGACAGCACCGAGGAACTCCTCAACGCCGGCTACTGCAGCACCGACCACACGATCGGCTGGGACCGGGCGCTGCTGCTGCCCGAGGTCGTGGAGAAGTTCGGTGTCGTCGCCGCCGTCTTCGTTCTGGCGCACGAGTACGGGCACGCCGTCCAGACGAAGGCGGGAATCGCCGACGAGAACGTGGGCGGTGGCATCGTGCGGGAACAGCAGGCCGACTGCTTCGCGGGGGCGTTCATGCGGTATATCGCGGAAGACAAGGCGACCCACTTCACGCTGAACACGTCGGACGGGCTGAACAAGGTGCTCGCGTCCGCGGTCGCGATCGGGGACACCGACCCGAACGATCCCGACAACGTGCACGGCTCGGCGTTCGAACGTGTCACCGCCACCCAGATCGGTTTCACGGACGGTCCGGCGCCGTGCACGCGCATCGACGAGAAGGAGATCGACTCGCGTCGCGCGGATCTGCCTCAGCGGTTCGCCGACGAGAGCGACGACGGCGAACTCCCTGTCACCGAGGAGTCGCTCGAGGCGTTCTTCACGTCCTTCCAGCAGATCTTCGATCTCAGCGATCCCCCCACGCTGCAACTCGACGGCGCCGACCTCGACTGCGCGGACGCCGACGCGACCGAACCGGTGTCGTACTGCCCGGCCACCAACACGATCGGCGTCAGTGTCGACGCCCTCGCCGAACGCGGCACACCGGGCCGTCCCGGCAGGCGGGAACTCTTCCAGACCAAGCTCACCGGCGACTACAACGCGTACGTCCTGCTCGCCTCGCGGTACACCCTGGCGTTGCAGCGGGACCGGGGCAACGATCTGCACTCACCCCAGACCGCGCTGCGAGCCGCCTGCCTGTCCGGCGTCGTCACCAGCGCGTTGAGCCCGGACAGTCCCGCCACCCTGGAGGCGGGCAGCGTGTGGTTGTCCCCCGGCGACCTCGACGAGGCCGTGTCGGGGCTGCTCACCGACGGTCTCGCCGCCAGTGACGTCAACGGGGAGACCGTGCCGAGCGGATTCTCCCGGGTGGACGCGTTCCGCACCGGAGTGCTCGGCGGTGAGCAGGCCTGCGAGGGCCGCTACCGCTGA
- a CDS encoding MFS transporter yields the protein MIGFYTSGQFIGLALLTPFLSWLQSVLSWHWVFIVTGTIGAIWGAVWYAFRREPRDSRANDAEIDLIRDAAADSSTSWTSSSPNVRP from the coding sequence GTGATCGGCTTCTACACGTCCGGGCAGTTCATCGGACTGGCCCTGCTCACTCCCTTCCTGTCCTGGCTGCAGTCCGTGCTGTCCTGGCACTGGGTCTTCATCGTGACCGGAACGATCGGGGCGATCTGGGGTGCCGTGTGGTACGCGTTCCGTCGCGAGCCACGCGATTCGCGGGCGAACGACGCCGAGATCGACCTGATCCGCGACGCGGCGGCGGACTCGTCGACCTCCTGGACGAGCAGCAGCCCGAACGTCCGGCCGTGA